CCGCGGCCAAGGAATGGCCGGCGAACGTCACCTTCCACCTCGCGCGGGCGGAGGACATCACCGCGGAGTGGGCGCGGGAACTGCTGGGCGGCTCCGCCGACGCGGTCTTCGCGGCCTACCTGGTACGCAACGTCCCCGACCCGGACGCCTTCCTGGAATCGGTGCGCTCGGTTCTGGTCCCGGGCGGGCGGCTGGCCCTGCACGAGTACTCGGTGGCCGATTCGGTCTCCGCCCAGGCGGTGTGGACGGCGGTGTGCTGGAGCGTGGTGATACCGGCGGGGCGGGCCCTGGCCGGACGCGCGGACCTGTTCCGCTACCTGTGGCGGAGCGTTCTGGAATTCGACGGGCGCTCCGCTCTGCTGGGGAGGATGCGCGCGGTCGGCCTGGAGTCGGTGGCGAGCGCCCCCCTGCCCGGATGGCAGTACGGGATCACGCACACCTTCGTCGGGCGCAGGCCGCTACGGTGCCCGGGCCCCGGGGAGACCGGCCCGGTGTCCCTTTCCTCCGAGGCCGCTCCCCCTCCCGGTGCGGGCTCCGAGGAGGGCCCCGCCACGCGGGAGGGGGCACGGTGAACCCCGATGTGAGGGACCCGCGGGCCGAACCGGTACCGGCACCGCCGCCGGTCGGTCCACGCCCCGAGCACAGGCCGCGCGTCGCGGTCGTCGGCGGCGGCATCGCCGGGCTGGCCGCCGCCTGCGGACTCGCCGAGCGCGATGTGGAGGTGGTACTGCTGGAGCGCGAGTCGGGGCTGGGGGGCCGCCTGCTCGGATGGGACACGACTCTGGCCGACGGCAGCACCGTCACGATGAGCCGGGGCTTCCACGCGTTCTTCCGGCAGTACTACAACCTGCGCGGTCTGCTCAGACGGACCGACCCGGACTTGGCCGGCCTGGTCGCGCTGCCCGACTACCCGCTGGTGCACAGCTCGGGGGCCAGGGACCGGTTCTCGGGGCTGCCCTCCATCCCGCCGCTGAACGCGTTCGCCCTGGCCGCGACGAGCCCGAGCTTCCCTCTGACGGAGCTCGCCGGGGTGAACCTCCCAGCCGTGCTCCAACTCCTGGACGTGGACGTGCCCGGGGTGCACGAACGCATGGGGCACCGCAGCGCCCGGGAACTGCTGGAGGTCACGGGTTTCCCGGCCACCGCACGGCACCTGGCCTTCGAGGTCTTCAGCCGGAGCTTCTTCGCCGCGCCCGAGCAGCTCTCCGCGGCCGAGATGGCGGTCATGTTCCACGTGTACTTCCTGGGGTCCGCGGAGGGGCTGGTGTTCGACGTACCCAGGTCGCCGTTCCCGCAAGCGCTGTGGAACCCGCTGGCGGGCTACCTGACAGGCCTGGGAGTGGAGTTGCGCACCGGCGCGTCGGTCGACGGGATCACCCCCGGGGGGCGACTGCGCCACCGTGTCGACTGGTCGGAGGCGGCGGGCGCCCGGAGCGGGGAGTTCGACGCGGTCGTTCTGGCAACCGACCCGCGCGGACTGCGAGAGCTGGTCTCCCGCTCACCGGAGCTGGGGTCGGCCCCGTGGCGGAGCCAGGTGTCACGTATCCCCTCCGCCCCCGCGTTCCTGGTGTCGCGCTACTGGCTGGACCGCCCGGTCCGACCGCACCGGCAGGCCTTCCTCGGCACCGGCGGATACCCGACCCTGGACAACGTCAGCGTGCTGGAGCGGTACGAGGACCAGGCCCGGGAGTGGTCGGACCGTACCGGGGGCTCGGTGGTGGAACTGCACGCCTACGCGCTGGCCGAAGGGTGTGACGCGCAGGCCGAGCGCAAGTCCCTGTGGGAGCAGGCCACCGCGGTCTACCCGGAGTTGGCCGCGGCCCGGCAGGTGGACGCCCGACACGAGATGCGTGCGGACTGCGCGCTCTTCCCCCCGGGGGGTTACGCGGACCGGTGCACGGTGACCACACCCGATCCTTCCCTGGTCGTGGCGGGGGACCACGTGCGCGTGGACCTGCCGGTGGCCCTGATGGAGGGTGCGGCCACCAGCGGGATGAGCGCCGCGAACACGCTTCTGTCGCAGTGGGGGCGGCGGGGCCACACCCTGTGGACCGTGCCCCGGCGGGGTCGCTCCCCAGCATTGCGCGCTCTGGCCCGGGCCGCTCGAAGGCGACGCGGGCAGAGCACGTAGCGGAGTCGCGGCCCACCGGGGCAGCGCGCTTCTCAGCCCGGCCAGCGACCGGACGCCCGGAGCAGGTAACGGCGCTCGGCGTAGGCGAGGTCGTCCTTCCACAGTCGGCGGGCGACCAACCTCATCGCCGGGCGCACCGCACCCGCCACCCGCCGGGCCAGAGCGAATCCGGTGCGTTCGGAAGCGGCGACCGTGGCCTCGATGACCGCGGTGCGCGGCACTCCGTCGCGGTCGACGCCGAGCGGGGTGGCGTGTGTCTCCACCACGCTGCCCGTCCCCTCACCCTCGATGATGCGCATGACCACGGTGCGCGGTTCGGGGCAGGTGAACTCGGCGCGCACCGGCACACCCCACCTGCCCGCGACCCTGAAGCCCACGTCCACCACCATGCGGTCCGGGTCGGGATCCGGGCCCTCCGGTATCTCCGTGACCTTCAGGCCCACGAACGAGTAGGGGTGGAACCAGGAGCCGTGCCACGGATCGAGCCTGTTGGCCACGACGTCCTCGGGCTCGCACCGGCCGGCCAGACTCTCCACCGCCGCGATCGTGTTCGCACCGCGCGGGCGCTCGGGGACGACCGGTGCGTCGGTGGGTTCCTCGCCTCCGGCCGCGTCCAGGCGCACCCACACGAGCACCCCGTCG
This DNA window, taken from Nocardiopsis exhalans, encodes the following:
- a CDS encoding FAD-dependent oxidoreductase; this translates as MNPDVRDPRAEPVPAPPPVGPRPEHRPRVAVVGGGIAGLAAACGLAERDVEVVLLERESGLGGRLLGWDTTLADGSTVTMSRGFHAFFRQYYNLRGLLRRTDPDLAGLVALPDYPLVHSSGARDRFSGLPSIPPLNAFALAATSPSFPLTELAGVNLPAVLQLLDVDVPGVHERMGHRSARELLEVTGFPATARHLAFEVFSRSFFAAPEQLSAAEMAVMFHVYFLGSAEGLVFDVPRSPFPQALWNPLAGYLTGLGVELRTGASVDGITPGGRLRHRVDWSEAAGARSGEFDAVVLATDPRGLRELVSRSPELGSAPWRSQVSRIPSAPAFLVSRYWLDRPVRPHRQAFLGTGGYPTLDNVSVLERYEDQAREWSDRTGGSVVELHAYALAEGCDAQAERKSLWEQATAVYPELAAARQVDARHEMRADCALFPPGGYADRCTVTTPDPSLVVAGDHVRVDLPVALMEGAATSGMSAANTLLSQWGRRGHTLWTVPRRGRSPALRALARAARRRRGQST
- a CDS encoding DUF5914 domain-containing protein, whose translation is MTLPSPEPRRFPLRRMPRGTWARQEPSWRQASPAVIGAALKRALARPSGNWFVLASSTEVRADRPFGRVVSGTEVVAWRTGDGSVHAGPGACPHLGAPLCRGAVDQGRLVCRWHGLSLGPGGFPGWSPYPAHDDGVLVWVRLDAAGGEEPTDAPVVPERPRGANTIAAVESLAGRCEPEDVVANRLDPWHGSWFHPYSFVGLKVTEIPEGPDPDPDRMVVDVGFRVAGRWGVPVRAEFTCPEPRTVVMRIIEGEGTGSVVETHATPLGVDRDGVPRTAVIEATVAASERTGFALARRVAGAVRPAMRLVARRLWKDDLAYAERRYLLRASGRWPG
- a CDS encoding class I SAM-dependent methyltransferase, producing MKTGAVTDEFDNAASAYDRLVAANPGYHRDLRTSARRLRLPARGKGLLLMDLGCGTGASTAALLREYPLARIVGVDASEGMLRAAAAKEWPANVTFHLARAEDITAEWARELLGGSADAVFAAYLVRNVPDPDAFLESVRSVLVPGGRLALHEYSVADSVSAQAVWTAVCWSVVIPAGRALAGRADLFRYLWRSVLEFDGRSALLGRMRAVGLESVASAPLPGWQYGITHTFVGRRPLRCPGPGETGPVSLSSEAAPPPGAGSEEGPATREGAR